The Populus trichocarpa isolate Nisqually-1 chromosome 2, P.trichocarpa_v4.1, whole genome shotgun sequence genome has a window encoding:
- the LOC7459518 gene encoding uncharacterized protein At5g48480 has product MALEEGQNGGAEKVAVEVSFKSFKPQLFVEAPKANDAVQFYKTAFGAVETCRTTQPKRKADQELPHIVSAQLQLAGSTFLVSDLSDDSASTKAGGTVFAMCLETEDVEAAVTKAVAAGAVAEGGVVDGEGACCCAERVTTVKDPYGFVWQFCSPADKCGANVEA; this is encoded by the exons ATGGCGCTAGAAGAGGGTCAGAACGGAGGTGCTGAGAAGGTTGCCGTGGAGGTGTCTTTCAAGTCCTTCAAGCCACAGCTGTTTGTGGAGGCACCAAAGGCTAACGACGCCGTTCAATTCTACAAGACCGCCTTTGGTGCCGTTGAAACTTGCCGTACTACTCAGCCTAAGCGCAAGGCAGACCAGGAGCTCCCTCACATCGTCTCCGCTCAGCTTCAGCTCGCTGGCTCCACCTTTCTTGTCTCTGACCTCTCTGATGACTCTGCCTC GACCAAGGCGGGGGGGACTGTGTTTGCGATGTGCCTAGAGACTGAAGACGTGGAGGCTGCGGTGACCAAGGCGGTGGCCGCTGGGGCCGTGGCTGAGGGCGGGGTTGTGGATGGTGAAGGCGCGTGCTGTTGTGCTGAGCGCGTGACCACGGTCAAGGATCCTTACGGTTTCGTCTGGCAATTCTGCTCTCCTGCCGATAAGTGCGGTGCTAACGTGGAAGCTTAA
- the LOC7459515 gene encoding ylmG homolog protein 1-2, chloroplastic, with protein sequence MAMMLSSQTGAVLRAPFLPSHSNLSRRLPLTATTTTTTTLCLPSQNPLSLALKFPKPSLSSTITPKQRIHRVHLSPQSTQIPTESQPQLIGSTRTVATILTLALSLSRIFVTSIQKFVLSHNLFPTPDQLVAIRALQSNLVHSVGPFFFAALKDRPTGYLNTPLTVVAAGLAKWLDIYSGVLMVRVLLSWFPNIPWDRQPLSAIRDLCDPYLNLFRNIIPPIFDTLDVSPLLAFAVLGTLGSILNSSRGMY encoded by the coding sequence atggCAATGATGCTTTCCTCCCAAACCGGCGCAGTCCTCCGCGCCCCATTCCTCCCCTCCCACTCTAACCTCTCCCGCCGCCTTCCTCtcaccgccaccaccaccaccaccaccacccttTGTCTGCCATCACAAAACCCCCTATCTCTCGCTCTCAAGTTCCCTAAACCATCACTGTCTTCGACTATCACCCCCAAACAACGTATCCATAGGGTTCACCTCTCCCCCCAATCCACACAAATCCCTACCGAGTCACAACCCCAGCTCATCGGGTCAACTCGAACCGTCGCTACTATCCTAACcctagctctctctctctcacgcaTCTTCGTCACTTCAATCCAAAAATTCGTTCTTTCACATAATCTTTTCCCCACTCCTGATCAACTCGTGGCGATTCGTGCTTTACAAAGCAACCTGGTTCACTCAGTGGGCCCCTTTTTCTTCGCGGCGCTTAAGGACCGTCCTACCGGGTATTTAAACACCCCATTGACGGTGGTTGCGGCCGGTTTGGCTAAATGGCTCGATATATATAGTGGGGTTTTGATGGTCAGGGTTTTGCTTAGTTGGTTCCCTAACATTCCTTGGGACCGTCAGCCCTTATCAGCTATAAGGGACTTGTGTGATccttatttaaacttgtttagaaatataattccTCCAATCTTCGATACTCTTGATGTTAGCCCGCTTTTAGCTTTCGCGGTTTTGGGCACACTCGGTTCCATTCTTAACAGCAGCAGAGGAATGTACTGA
- the LOC7471183 gene encoding uncharacterized protein LOC7471183 produces the protein MSSLVKRLHHLSPCLQSTAHQLRQLRTGAGPNRRRSKSPPFAAKKTDEKSDWWIVDGEMHEIGEHVPPRERFVIPRDNVPNKRRKQLREQFMRRTRLVIKESEHEPWCKRYMELYQELRENWERLYWDEGYSKKIARDHANYESAEDDDQDFNPYRSKRPEQVKDQDFGRNRQGDTWEKVGQIRDKFEYDREKRMREKAFAPMNRGTSFELPHSNTQNRPFDTQRYFPDEGDS, from the exons ATGTCTTCTCTCGTAAAACGACTCCACCACCTATCCCCATGCCTGCAGTCCACCGCCCACCAGCTCCGCCAATTAAGAACCGGGGCCGGCCCAAACAGGCGGCGATCCAAGTCCCCTCCCTTTGCAGCCAAGAAGACTGATGAGAAATCGGACTGGTGGATAGTCGACGGCGAGATGCACGAGATAGGAGAACACGTGCCCCCACGTGAGCGATTTGTTATCCCTAGAGACAACGTCCCCAACAAGCGGCGAAAGCAACTTCGTGAACAGTTCATGCGCCGCACTCGCCTTGTTATCAAGGAATCA GAGCATGAACCTTGGTGCAAAAGATACATGGAACTATATCAGGAGCTTAGAGAGAATTGGGAGCGGCTATACTGGGATGAGGGCTATTCCAAGAAAATTGCGCGAGATCATGCAAATTATGAGTCTGCTGAGGATGATGATCAAGATTTTAACCCGTACAG GAGCAAGCGACCTGAACAGGTGAAG GACCAGGATTTTGGGAGAAACAGGCAAGGTGATACATGGGAAAAGGTTGGCCAAATTCGAGATAAATTTGAATATGacagagagaaaagaatgagGGAGAAAG CATTTGCGCCGATGAATAGAGGAACTTCTTTTGAGTTGCCTCATTCAAACACCCAGAATCGGCCATTTGACACTCAACGATACTTCCCTGATGAAGGGGACTCTTAA
- the LOC7459516 gene encoding uncharacterized protein LOC7459516 — protein sequence MCGRARCTLRADDIPRACHRNTATVRSVNMDRYRPSYNASPGSNLAVVRRDDAASGDGASGGDGYAIHCMKWGLIPGFTKKSEKPDFYKMFNARSESLSEKASFRRLIPKSRCLVAVEGFYEWKKDGSKKQPYYIHFKDGRPLVFAALYDSWQNSEGEILYTFTIVTTAASSAIQWLHERMPVILGDKEATDTWLSVSSNSKFDTVLKPYEHSDLVWYPVTPAMGKPSFDGPECIKEIHLKMEEKGTISKFFSRKEFKEESNPEESTHGKSLKLEPKSVKEENESEEKLETPCSAKTVDYDLKSELETFSHEGETKCKTKRDREELVDSKLKTDEIVKPRASPAKKKANLKSVDDKQPTLLSYFGKK from the exons ATGTGCGGTAGAGCGCGTTGCACTCTCAGAGCCGACGACATCCCCAGGGCATGCCACCGCAACACCGCCACCGTCCGCTCCGTCAATATGGACCG GTACCGCCCATCCTACAACGCATCACCGGGTTCGAATTTGGCGGTTGTCCGTAGAGACGACGCAGCCAGTGGCGATGGCGCCAGCGGTGGGGACGGTTATGCTATCCACTGTATGAAGTGGGGATTAATTCCTGGTTTCACTAAGAAATCTGAGAAACCAGATTTCTACAAGATG TTTAATGCACGATCTGAATCACTGAGCGAAAAGGCTTCTTTTCGTCGCCTGATTCCGAAAAGCAGGTGTCTTGTTGCAGTAGAAGG ATTCTATGAGTGGAAAAAAGATGGGTCAAAAAAGCAGCCCTACTACATTCATTTCAAGGATGGTCGGCCTCTTGTGTTTGCTGCTCTTTATGATTCATGGCAAAACTCTGAAG GCGAGATACTTTACACCTTTACTATAGTCACTACTGCTGCATCTTCAGCTATACAATGGTTGCATG AGAGGATGCCTGTTATTTTGGGTGACAAGGAAGCAACTGACACATGGTTAAGTGTTTCTTCCAATTCCAAATTTGATACGGTGCTTAAGCCTTATGAACATTCTGATTTG GTATGGTACCCAGTGACACCTGCGATGGGTAAGCCATCTTTTGATGGACCAGAGTGCATTAAAGAG ATACATTTGAAGATGGAGGAAAAGGGTACTATCTCAAAGTTCTTCTCACGAAAGGAATTTAAAGAAGAATCAAATCCTGAAGAAAGTACACATGGCAAATCTCTCAAGTTGGAGCCAAAAAGTGTGAAAGAGGAGAATGAAAGCGAAGAGAAGTTAGAAACTCCATGCTCCGCTAAAACAGTGGACTATGATTTGAAATCAGAACTTGAAACTTTTTCACATGAGGGTGAAACGAAGTGCAAAACAAAACGCGACCGTGAGGAGTTGGTTGATTCAAAGCTGAAGACAGATGAAATTGTCAAACCACGGGCAAGTCCAGCAAAGAAGAAGGCCAATCTCAAGAGCGTTGATGATAAACAGCCAACACTTCTTTCATACTTCGGCAAAAAATAG
- the LOC7471184 gene encoding uncharacterized protein LOC7471184, which produces MEDYYYSRSHVPAFGSWDWNNDMPFTQCFESARQAGLLRYSYSEDRDLYVAGDLYENDVVTPTMIVVPRRREKMRRPRAKEEKREQSWAVTSDVKESPSPPPMSTRPTPKPVDEDLYKISPELLYAKTKKRGGLCFFSSCLMPACAL; this is translated from the exons ATGGAA gattattattattcaaggaGCCATGTACCAGCATTTGGAAGCTGGGACTGGAACAATGATATGCCTTTCACTCAGTGCTTTGAATCAGCCAGGCAAGCAGGTCTGCTTCGTTACAGTTACTCAGAAGATCGTGATCTCTATGTTGCTGGTGATCTCTATGAGAATGATGTTGTCACTCCTACCATGATCGTCGTTCCTCGCCGAAgg GAAAAAATGCGTCGCCCTCGTgccaaagaagagaaaagggagCAAAGTTGGGCGGTGACAAGTGATGTAAAGGAATCGCCAAGTCCTCCTCCGATGTCGACCAGGCCAACACCTAAGCCAGTTGACGAGGACTTGTATAAAATCTCACCGGAGCTCCTTTATGCAAAAACCAAAAAG AGGGGAGGGCTGTGCTTCTTTTCAAGCTGCTTGATGCCCGCCTGTGCTCTTTGA
- the LOC7459517 gene encoding uncharacterized protein LOC7459517, with protein sequence MKMIVAADADAGFPSSKDSGPAPAMTFWASKWKGWLPQVEGLANASMKVNENKLTVASKKTCVCAPTSHAGSFRCHLHRATRSTAAQMSEEYNNDKESSENLDFMKMILYRKFSNEKPQLSRFGRAAAAAAVNNAYSNSN encoded by the exons ATGAAAATGATTGTAGCTGCTGATGCCGACGCTGGTTTTCCCAGCTCGAAAGATTCCGGCCCAGCTCCGGCAATGACTTTTTG GGCGAGTAAATGGAAGGGATGGCTTCCTCAGGTTGAGGGTTTGGCCAATGCAAGCATGAAAGTGAATGAAAACAAGCTAACTGTGGCCTCCAAAAAGACCTGCGTTTGTGCACCAACTAGCCATGCTGGTTCATTCAGGTGCCATCTTCACCGAGCTACTAGAAGCACTGCTGCTCAAATGTCAGAGGAGTATAACAATGACAAGGAAAGTAGTGAAAATCTTGACTTCATGAAGATGATCCTGTATCGCAAGTTCTCCAACGAAAAACCTCAGTTATCAAGGTTTGGCagggctgctgctgctgcggcTGTTAACAATGCTTATAGCAATTCTAATTAA
- the LOC7459514 gene encoding uncharacterized protein LOC7459514 has product MLKRGAITVSMFSNSTVLVGWCRGRRRLRRRRVGTIRLGNKRRGFCLVSRPVIQWGVMVAPLRMLKNIIMDMAPNGRFIEAYYLSLPFLRPQIFPLC; this is encoded by the coding sequence ATGCTCAAGAGAGGTGCTATCACTGTATCCATGTTTTCAAACTCCACCGTGTTAGTGGGGTGGTGCAGGGGACGTAGGAGGCTAAGGAGGCGGAGAGTTGGCACGATACGGCTAGGGAATAAGAGGCGAGGGTTCTGCCTCGTGTCACGGCCGGTGATCCAGTGGGGTGTCATGGTTGCTCCCCTTCGAATGCTGAAGAATATCATCATGGATATGGCACCTAATGGCCGGTTCATTGAGGCTTATTACTTGTCTTTACCCTTTTTACGTCCACAAATATTTCCTCTATGTTGA
- the LOC7471186 gene encoding putative lipid-transfer protein DIR1 yields the protein MEMAKRQLVVLLLVVVALFEGSRAVSVCDISEDGLAACKPSVTKPDPVEPPSVDCCKAVSGANFTCLCSYKNSYLLPYLGIDPDLAMALPSKCNLSTAVPSC from the coding sequence ATGGAGATGGCGAAGAGGCAGCTGGTGGTGTTGCTATTGGTGGTGGTTGCTTTGTTTGAGGGCTCACGGGCAGTGAGCGTGTGTGACATTAGTGAGGATGGTCTCGCAGCCTGCAAGCCATCTGTGACCAAACCAGACCCAGTTGAGCCGCCATCAGTTGATTGTTGCAAGGCTGTTTCTGGGGCTAACTTCACATGCCTTTGCTCTTACAAGAATTCATACCTGTTGCCTTATCTCGGCATCGATCCTGATCTTGCCATGGCTTTGCCTTCCAAGTGCAACCTCAGCACTGCTGTGCCTAGCTGCTAA